The Pseudopipra pipra isolate bDixPip1 chromosome 10, bDixPip1.hap1, whole genome shotgun sequence genome includes the window TGGAACATGATCTGCTAAGATTAgtgaaaacaagaacaaaaagagAACGCAGCCCGTCCTGTGATTTGAATCCAGCAGGTAGTGCCAGTTGTATTCCAAGCTATAGCCCTGAGAATACAACATTTAGCACAGTTTGGGTGGTGAATTCCTGTTACCCTTTTTTTGTGACATTTGGAAAATTCTGTGGGACAGGAGGGGTTCTAACACCACCAGTAGGAAGCTAGAGATGCTTTAACCCCAGGATATGAATCTGGGCCAGGCCCTGTGCTGTAATGTTAATCATTACCTCCTGTAGCTGTCCAGTGACCTCTATGAAGTGACTTGATGGGCTCAGAATTGAAAACTTCCTAATTGTCTGTACTGCCACCGTGGTGTCCTCCTACCTCGCTCACACTCTCTGCAACTGCAGCTCTTTCGTGCTCCAACAGGACAGTCCTGGGAGAGAGGATGCAAAACCTTGTTGGGATCTTCCTTATGCTGCTTCCATTGCCATCCCAGTTTTGTAAGGGACTATGGAGTGCAAAAACATCAACCTGAAGCGCTTCTCATTTATTCCAAAATGTTGGGCATGAAGGGAGAAATTCAGACAAGCCAGAAATTCACACTGATCCTTTGAcgaagtactttttttttttacgatTTTGAATCCTGTGATAGTCTGGGTTGGCAACCTTACCAGTCAATCCTGCATTTTGTGACCCAGGCCAGGTACAAGATGGCACCTGACTGTCTGGAAAATTTTGGAGAAGGCAAACTCCTTCAAGAGAGCTAGCTGGGACGAGGCGAATCAGCAATAAAAAGTTTTCTTCAGCAACAACACCCACCAAGCAGTGAAGTTTACACTGTTTAGGTGACTAAAAGCAAAGAAGATCTTCTTAGCACTGCAGCATGTCTTGGCCTTTCCACCTGCCAGAGCAGGACTGGAGTCTGCTCAGAAATCCCCACTCCCCATCCCCTTCTGTGGGTGTCCAGGGTCAGCACAGATTGCAGAGCCCAGGGGCCATCCATCCTCTGTGCCCTGGTACCTGAGAGCTGCCTGCCTGAACTGCTCACTCACATAACACTGCACAAACCCTCAGGAACATCTCACACAGCCCCAGCTTCCGTGGAGGCTTTCCAGGGGGTAACCCCATGGGATGGATAAGCATCCAACTAAGTAAAACCTGAATTCAGGGGGAACTGCCTCACCAACTCCCCACGAGACAGGTCGCAGTCGTGCACCTGCCCTCAGCACTCCAGGGCTCACCTGACCTGACCTGGGTCATGATGCATTGACAACCCCCTGAAGAAACACTTCTTGTAGTGAAGATGATCTTGATGTGTCCGTAAGTCACGGGAAACACATTTTGGAAGAAAGGGGCAGATATTGAACAAGAATGTACTATCTGGCCACTACTTCTGCCGGAGTGCCTTAAAGCTGTTGGTCtccattaattttaaaactacaCACACATTTTCCATGTTATTGTAGCATCAAATTATCaatcctaaaaataaaaaaaatagtaccACTTCAAACTGTGGTACATATAAACCACAAAAAACTACATTCACATTATGTTAAAAAAGTTCCCTTGAACCCACTAAAGGAGGAAGGTAGTGCCAGGTACATCCTGCAACCTGTGCTCTGGCACACAGCACTTAGAATAAATTAATTCATGGCCTACAGCCATGACCAGATCAGCACAACAGCCAGGGTGAGGGATGGCTTTTGGGccattctcttcctttccattaTTTAGGATCTGTTTCAAAATGCCCTATACTTTTATACTTTGGAGTACCTTCTTAGAGTCTATAAATTTGTTATTCCAATATAcaggtggggaaactgaggcatgtgTTGGGTGCAGGATTTAAATCTAGAAAATTCTGCCTCAGTGCTCAAGTGAGGTTAGCCCTCCTTTTGTGGGTTGAAGTAAAACTGTTAACAAGACAGTTTTCAATATagtttcatttcttttgcttGTTACTGCAATATATTACAAACAAAATGTTGGAACAAGGTCTTCTACTGACATGCTTTTAAGGTCAGAGGCTGCCTCTGATTCAGACAACCCTGCAGACAGATCCATTAACATCCAGCTGGTTACTCAGAGCCTGTAACACAGGAAGAGCTCAGGCAGACACGGCCTAATCCCGACACAGTCCCGACAGTGCCACGTGGACGAGCTGCAGTAACCACTTGTGCATTATGGACCCGTCCCGCAGGACGCACGGCGGAACGCCTCTGGGCAAAGCTGGGAACTGGGCACAGGAACAGTTGCTTTTTATATCTTGTGTATTGGTTTTGTGGGTAAACAGCctgtaaaactgcatttttaaaatacaaatgttttctttagttACAGCAACACATAAAAGCGCTGGGAACCAGCAGACATAGCTTCTCCCAGTCTTGGAATCGAGAGATGAGCAAATGGAGTTGTAATACCTTCTGCCCCCAAGCCAACCACCAAATACTACTTCATTTTGCTTCCCAATTTTCACCTAGGAGGAAACAGGGGCCATTTTGTGGCAGAAGTACTGACACAACCTTAAAGACATCAACACCACCAGCACATTCTGGTACCAGCTGAAGGCGTGAGTAACAACGTCCCACTGTGCCTGCAGACAGGCGAGCATGTGCTTGAGCActttgcagcagcaggatgcagaCCTGACCAAAATCCATCTGAAATCAATAGGAAAGACATCCTTTGACTTTGGTAGACTTTGGCTCAGGGCTGTAACAGGGCTGTAATTGAGCCCAAAGTGctgtttgtattttctgttctcAAGTTTTCGGTCGTCTTTACTCTTCTGGAGAAGAACATCTCCAAAAGTAAGGTGTATCCCCCAGGGTGTGCACAAAGCCCCTCTTTTGCAAAATTCACTCTGAATTTGAAACTGTTGGAAACAGTgtacagaggcagagagagaattAAAATACAAACCGAGCAGCATATCAGTGGATTTGTGTGATGGGAAAGGGATGCAGTAAAAATGACATGTTAAAGTTGAATGCATCAGctctctgcctctcctccaGTGATTTCAATGCCATATTTGATTTGCAGTTAACATGGCCTTTGAAAATCAAATCATATTCCATTTGGTTCAGAGTTTGCCCTAAACAATAGCTGGTTCAGGTCTTACAGGCTGAGCAATAACGGGGTGAGACATGAACCAGGCAAAAACTACTTCATTTCCATGCTTTCAACCAAAGAGAGAAGTGCttgcaacagcaaaaaaataagcCATACTTTAATTTGGTGAGTGGGAAGAGGAATTAGAGAAGTCATTGTTGTTCTATGACTCAAAAGTCAGTAAGCAGAACCTGGTTAGACTGTCCCCACACTGGAGGATTAAACTTACATGAGCCTCTAAAAAACAGCATTGAAAGAGAAAGAGTTCTGCTTTGAGAGTGGTCTGAGACTAAAAAAACATTATCCATGATTCTCCTTTCCAGTTTTATGAACACAGCTTGTTCATTTAAAGTAAGAGCTGCAGAACAGGCACCCTGCCAAAAGACAATGTGCACCGTGTCATAATTAATTCAGACCCATAGTCAGAAATTTTCACAGCTCTGGAAGAGAGCTCCATCCTGTTCCCACTTAAATCAGTTCTACTGACTTCACTGGAAGCAAGCTGATGCCCATTATCTCTTGATAAAAGCAAGTAAAAATAACTGTAAAAATACAGATAGGGTACATCTGTATGCTTATTCTGGGTCAGTATTTCACAtagcaacaaacaaaacaaaatcacgCCCTCATCATGTTCCCATTAATGATTGATCATTTGCAGGGTCTTCCTGGAACCTTGTTGTGCAGATTTATGAGGGAGTGTTTAATTTCATCTTCCTTTCCCTCAGTATGTAGGATAGGGTTTTCATGTGCTGTTAACACATAATACTGATGCCGGCATGAGCAGCACTGGTGTAGGGTGACAGGATGGTATGGGAGTGCATGTTTGAGCCCATGTGGAATTTCGTTGGCTTTTATCTTGTTTTGGGACCCGTCTGGGAAACAAATCTGGGAGCTCTGTGCATGAATTCTCTATTATTTTTGGGATGAAGTTGCATATGTACATGTGATACCAGTGCAACGTATCAAAACCACTGTGCTAAGTACATATCCCAGGCCATAGTCAATCTGCTTTAATGTTTCTCATCCTCtagctatttttcttcttcttttgtttttatggTGCTCTGTGTTCTGGCAGTGGCTGCCAGCTGACACACTGTGACTGCCCGTGTGCTCAGCTCAGCCTGACAGGAGAGCACATCCTCAACTCAGTCACCATTACCAGTTACAAACAACACAATTCTATCCCACCTCccacacaaaagaaaacctcAGTTTCCTTGGTTTTTAATTGTGTGTCTTTATATCATTATGCTCAGGgaataaatagatttttaaaaatcctactTCTGCCATTTGTGTTTGAATTGTGAGGATAAGAAACATTCTTCTGTATTTGGCCTTACAAGTGGGTAACTGCATTTGTGCATTTTTTACCTCTGCATTAGAATGTTGacccttttttttatttttatgtatttattgttttttttaagaatctcATCGGTCTTGTAAGAAACAGTAAAAAGACCCTATGCTTAAGGAAGCAATCTATCTTCTGTTTTACAgacttgcttttaaataaaatatttttttgttgtttttgtaaTTTTACTTCCATGATCTCTTATATGGAAACCCTAGAATATCATTAATATAAAAGTCTGCCTAGGCTACCACTTCTCTATAATATGGCTCATGTAGTCCTCAGTGGGCAAACGTCCTTGCTCTTCGGTCTCTTCCTTGGGAAGTGCTTCATTGGACCGGTGAAGAAGCCTCTCTTCCCGATTCTTTAtcctctgctccatcctctcCAGCTGCCGTTTGTACTGGTAGCGCTGTTGGAAGAGGTCCTTTGCATAGTCATAGAGCTGCATGTCCAAGTCATTGAGCTCCTCGATCCTGCGGATGGTGTCATTGTCCACCTccacccctcctgccctggtGCTGTTGTACTGCATAAAGGGCCGGATGAATTTCAGGTTAAAAGTTCTCTCAAACAGGTACTGAGTCTTTCTCTGGAACTCTGTCAGGCCGAAGAAGGCCATgtctttgaggtttttttttgcGCTCTCCAGCAGGATCTGTGCTCGCTTGTTCTCTGGGATGAAGGACATGTTGTAGCAGCCCACCAAGCTCAAGTCAGCCAACATCCTCACTTGGCGGTTGTTGGCCAAGTTATACGGGCAATCCATGAACTCCTGCAGTGTGCAGCCCGACCAGTCTGTGCCTTCATAGCACGATGGCAGCTCTTCAGGAGTTGGTGTCCTGCCATCACACATGTGCAAGGAGGTCTTCCAAGTGGCTCCTCGTTGGACGTGACGCCATTCGCTGAGGTAACGAGATACGGGGTCTCTCAGCAGCGTGATGTAGTAAAATTTTCTacaagaggaagagaaaatagaataaatattCTGCTAGTAATAAGAAAGATGCTTGGCAAGCAGAAATCTGGTGCAGACAGCAAAAAAAGTTGAGTAAATCAACATCACAACATCCTTCCCACCGTATTCttggattattttctttcaatatcTCATGCGAAGGAGGTTTTGCAACATTAGACCCACGTTTCCGTCTCTCACAGCCCCACATTTTAGCCTTGCCAAGTAGTAACACTTTCACCAGGACGACATCCACTTCCAGCAACAGACTGCAGTGTCAGAACAAATCATCAGGATTGAACCAATCTACCACCTTCAGAGAACAACTGTGACTCCAGGGACTGCCTGGCCTTTCACACCAACCACCACGTGCCCTCTGCATCAGCCAGGACTTGCTCCACAgtacagcccagcagcccaTCTGTTTATGAGCTGGGCCTATCACTTTCACTTCATGCAGATGCTGACCAGGACACCTACTGCTTGATTGATCTGCTGCCGAGCTGGAATCTGGGAGTCTGCAGTGAGTAGCAGGATAACACCACAGGAAAATAAGTGAAAAACAATGGGAAATCAGGAATGCAATATGCTTTGCAGAAAGAGAAGGCTAAACTGACAATGAGCAATAGCAGCAATAATTTATTCCCATTTCAGCCAACCTGATATCAAATCAAACAAACTTTAGATACACTTTTGACACATGAgactaaaaagaaagaaaaagcaagacaaTCAGGAAGAACACACATAGTGACATGGGGCATTCCTGCTGTTCCAAGTATAATGCAGTCCCCAACAATACAAACTGTCCTAGaactgaaaacatgaaaagcTGTACAGAGACCCTCCAGCTTCAGCCCACCTTGAGCCTGGATCAAATTCTGGGATTGACAGTGGTGGCAGTCTGCAACAGCCCTCTCCAGACATAGGGAAATGGGTCTTTTCTTCTCTAACTACCAGCAGCTCGGGACTAAGGAGTCTCTGTGCATTTCTAGAATGAGGAAATACCTCTACTTGCTAGGGCTGGCAGGGAATTAAACCCACATGCAGGTGCAGGGGGCTGTGTGACACCTTGCTTTGGCAGGTAATGCACACATGCTGCTGGAAATGTTTCCTATGGGGTGGTGGAGGATCTACCTCCCCATCAGGAGTGCATCTTTGGAATGCTGCTCTGGCTCACTGCCCTGCCAGCATGGCTTGGGAACACTGGATGTGATGGCCATTGCGAGGCCACTGCACAGCTTCTTGAggtaaagaaaaagtaaaagtaTCCTGCTGTGGCTAGTTTTAAACCACCCATGTTTTCCTAGCACATTCAGTATTATTCTTCCTAATAGTAGCCTAAGTTACTGCAATAAGagcaatttaattaaaaaaaaaacacatcaaaGTCATTGCCCAGGAAGTCTGATATTAATGAATGCTTGCTTTCCCAATTTATTACTAACTTGGAGAACGGTTGCTCCAAAGCAGTCAATTTTGGTCTTTCCAACAATGGCAATGGATGTCCATTCTGGCTCCaattcctctcctcctcctgccttcagAACCAGGGCTGGTAAAAACATTTGCTATTTTTGGAAACTTTTCCATCTCTCTTCATAGCAAAAGTATCAGGCTGTCTAGTAATACTGCCCAGTACTGTCTGTGtacagggagaggggagaaagaagGGGAGCAGAGTACAAAAGAGAAACACTTTCCTTAAATCTACctctttttcattcctttgcCTTGCAGCCTGTAACGATTCCACTACCCTGACTGCGAGGCAGCCGTGATTTATACAGTCTGAGCTAAGAAACCTCTAACAGATGGGGATAAAATATGAcagtggaaggaaaaggaaggcagTGATGAACGCCAGATGTTCAAGTGACAGACATTGATGCTAAACACTACCAGCAGTTTTTGACTTGGGAACTGCAGTGGACTTTTTATTTACACCAATGTAATCCAAAGGTTGCATTTAtccctgagcaggctgaagcCCATCATTATTTCGTGGCTTACAGAAGCAACAAGGTTCACCTAAGATTAGGGGCTCATTTATGAGGTATCCAAAGACACAGGAGGAGCTGATTCCTGTCCAAACCTGCTGTCTGTACAAGTATGGatagggaaaaaaggaagaattagcATCTGCATTTGGTAGACAGGGGAACCACAAACATTAATAAGCCAAATAtacaataataaatatattattataaattataaatataataaattcaAATGGGTGTttgtggcagagctggcacaAAACTGATTCCTGTAAGCCTGAGTCCAGCTTAtgttctctctgtctctgtttaAATTTTAGGAGTCGATTAGTAAATCAGGTTAATAAATATCATGCAAAGCTTCAGGAGTCCACTGAAACAGAGACAGCTTGAACAGGACGTGGATTGAAAAAAGCTTAAGGAGCAAGTATTTCTTTCTTCACACCTGCACTGTAAGAGTTCCTACCTTAGCTGAGGCGATACACTAGTAAATATTTTACCATGAGTGATCTCTCTCAAAGATTCATCTCAAAAATTCATCTCAGGAAAATAGGTTACATTTTTTGAAATTTTACTGAACTCTTTCCAGCTCTGTCACACAAGAAAGTGCTTGAAGGAAGGAGCCTGCCTCCTAACACAGAAATCAAATTTATCTTTGGAAACTGGAATACAGGCACTGGAACCAGGCCCCTGGAGGTACTTCAGGAAGCTGCCCCAGTGGggtataaataaaattaaaaaaacctcaacaaacaaacccaaacagaGACTTCAAAGCAAAAGAACAGTTTAAACTGTGTAAGTTGAGACCCACCATTGACACAGTGAAAGTTTCACTCCCAAACTTGTATTCAGCTTTCTGGAAGGATCTTAGTTTCTGAGGTACAGATTAGATTCCCTCAGCTTTCAGGCAAGTGAACAGCTCATCTTCAGGAAGACTGGGACCTCAGGAGCCAGAGATGTGCCACTTAGATGTTAGATGGATGACCATGGAAGTATGCACCCAGGGCACTTAAGAGGCTGAAGTTTCCATTCCCAAAGTGCAGTACTTGGGGATTGCTTTCAAGTTTAGAGAAAAGGTAGGTAACTCTAAAGCATCATCTATTAGCAGTGTTATTAGAGCCGTGAGAAGGTCAGGGGAACTCTGTGCCAGCGTGGCTGAGAACATGGGCAGTGCCACTTGTCAGCAGGGGCTGGAAATTCATGAGGAACCACACGCCAGTTTGGCCATGCAGTGCCAAGTCTCACTGGCCTTCCTGGACTGAACAAGCCTGAGCAAGAAAAATGGACATTCGGGTTAGTAAGatacttttgtttttcctcccacaTGAAGTGGGGCAGAACCTCATGAATGCTTGGGGTTGTGATCCCCAAGGGGACAAAGACAAGCAGAAGCTGAAGTCacatctctgctttttcttgcATCACCGTTCCTGGCAGCCCCAACAAGAAAATCCACCTGAAGCTCCCTGAGGTACTTGCAGAGTTGCAACCTGGACCTGCACGCAAGCAGCACAGTTTTGTACAAGGAAAGAATCTCTAGTGTATCTATTAAATAGAATAGAATTAAAGAATGTTTTTGATAAACAACCCTGTATTAGAATTGAAGTTTCAGGAAGAACAAAATCCAATATTAGAAAGGAAGGGCAATCTTGTGGTTGTAGTGCACAAATGAATTCAGGAAACCTCAGTTTAAGTGCCCCTTCTGTCAAAATTAGCCTGTGTGTCCCAGAcaaatctctctctctgcccctgTTTCCCATGTGCGAAGGGCTCACAATGTTTCCTTTGTCTGTTTTGGAAATTCAAAACATAACATCTTTTGGAGCAGGAGCCCTCTCCTTCCCTGATTATGCAAAGCCCCTGTTTCAGCACGGATGGAGGTCAGAGGACAACAGTTAACTGAAGGCATATTTTCATGACACAGGCGTCAGAGGCACTGCTGCCCCACAGGATTCCCATCcggatttctccttcccactctcacagagcagcacaaagcagCCTTAGTATTGCCAGCAGAGGTATTTTGCAGGGCCATGCTGCAAATGCagcccctgagcagccctgggttAAAAATAACCCTTTCTTTTGTGGCTGAAGCCCCCTTTTAGTAATATTCTGTCTTAGTTCCTGTAAGCAGGTTCCTCAGCTAATGAAGGGAAAATGCAACCCTTCTTCCTCTAAAAAAACaattccttctcttttgctAACAACCAGTCAACATAATTCTGATAAAATGACAGATTCTAAATATGATGCTATTATCTCTCTTCATTTCCATGCTTTCCTACACTCTGATACACTTTTCGTACTTCTCACTGCTGGTCTCTAAAATCTGCCAAGAACTGCTTATTTGACTGTGTAATCCCCTATTCTTTGCTATGCTTAAATGCTTCCCTCCCACACAGCCaaaatatctcatttttttttatttctgcaggtTCTTCACTGAGCTTTCAAGCATCCCtcacaggaaaagcaaaatctgtAACAAGTCCTTCTTGACTACTGTGATGGCCTTCCAccagataaagaaaaaatacagatagCCACTTCCAACTATAAATGCTTCATCTGTCTGCCAGGAGGGGGAAGGGTAAGGAAGCTGCATAGGTCAACTTCAACCAAGTAATCCCAAATTCTCAAAGCAACATGCCCCCAGGCTATAATTTTTCTCCTgataaagaatttaaaaaaatgttaaaaagtcTTTCTCTACCCTTGCTGAATTAACTGAACAGGGTGTCTGCCAGCTTGCAGGAGTGAGGAAtactgttttgtttaaaatttgtGGCTGATTTAAGACATCCTTGTAAGCCAAGCCCATGTATTACACACTCCTCAAATCATTCGAGAGGGTCCTTATTCCATTCCTGCTGGCTCACTGTAAATAGTTTATCACTGAAACAACCAGGGATTTTGCCTCCCACCAGTGAAATTCAGATGTGCACCTTCCCTGCCCTCAGTctgcagggactgagggagGAAGAACCAGAGCACTCAGCATCCCCCCTGCGACCACCTAAACCCTCACCTGACAGACACTGAAGGAGACTGCCAGGTAAGGGTTATCTCCACTGAAAACAGACAGTGTATCCTCAAGGAACAGGTCCAGCAAGGACTTACAGGTAAGTCAGGTGTCTCTAATGACAGACGAGCTGAGAATGTGGCAGATGAAAGATTACAAAGAATTTATATTCTCATTATAAAGTCATACTAAATGTTACCTACAAATAACAGATGTatgaaaaacttttttccccttctgcacAGAGAATAACCTTCTGCACAGTGGGAAACTCTGGGATGCAGAACCCCCTCCAGCCAACCCCATCACCTGGTTCAGTAAAAGCTGCTTCCTGGCTTATTCACCAGCAGTGCAGCTAAGCCATCCTTACCATTTTTAAAGTCCAACCTTGGGAAGACTCCACataattcccttttccctctaCAGTCAGATTTCTTGCATAACAAACACATTCTCAGTTAGAGATTGGAATTTAATATATGTACAATGATTACTTCCTTTGGTAGCAAATAGCCCTAATTTTCCTGAGTCTATTTCCTCTCATCTGGTGTTCATTTACACTCTTCCTGCATTTCACACACAATAAACTCTTCAGTCCTTTAAAACTCatagaaacagaaagaaacccccaaacaaacaaacaaaataaacacatcTTTTCTGTCccctgcatttaaaataaaggttGCAACACAAAGCCCCCAAAGCCAAGAAACTGAATAGCAAACACAATCCTCCAGCTCTCAGCCTGGGTAAACACCTACACCGAGGATCTTCTTTGCCAGGAAAGGAGAAGGGTGTCAGTGCTTGCCTTGGGGGCTGGGTTTGTTTTGCAtagttgtgtttgttttgcctCATGGTTTCTGCATTTGGGACTTGGCTGTATTAAAATATAGGATGTCTGGAAAGGTAACAACCAACCCTTATGTAGGCTCTGCTCACCCTCCAGATCCTCACTCAGGGACTCGTGCCAGGGTCTGATTTCACCACGGGCCGTTCCTGGGGCAGtggtgccagggctgtgctttgACAGCCCACTGAGAGCCACCCCAAACCACCCTCGGGCTACTCcaggaggcagaggcagaggagaagaGCCATGCCTCTCTTTTCCCCCATGTGTTTCATGAAATGTGGAGGATTTTGAACACTTTGAAATCCTGGTGAGGCAGCTTTTCATCATCCCATGACAGTCACACTGCAAGTGCCAGCCCAGGCCATGGAGCTCCTCTGTGTGTATCTGTGTGCACCAAATGCCACATCTGTGTGCAAGGGCACTAGGAGCCATAACAGAGGCTGACAGTGAAAGAAGAGACAAAACAGCAAGCAGCAACTCAGGCATTTCACAATAGGGACACCCACCTCCCCATCCACCCAAAACAATCTTAAACAAAAGCTCCCTTTTGGTGTTCACAAGCCACGCATGGGCTGAGTCACGGCTTAAAAACACCAGAGAGAGTCAAACAGAACTGCAAGGGCCTTCTCCAGCCTGGTGGTGAAGAGACCTGCAGATGTGAAACCAAGGAAGAGATCCATCTATGTGCTTGATCCAGTCACCCACAGCAATGCAGCTTTGATTTTGGAATCTGTAGGAGCAGTAATGCCGTGTGTCTGCACACACGGCGGCTGCAGCGCAGTGTGAGGTGTCTCTAAAGCTGACCTACAAAGAAAGGCAGGTCTGCAAAGCAATAGTTAGAATAGTACTGCATCTATACTCCTGTTACATAGAAATTCCTTCTGAATTATACAggcaaaggcagcagagctggagtggAGACACAAAGGATGTAAGCCAGACACAAGGGCAGATGGGTGGAATGAGGTTTGTCAGAAGGCTGGGAGGGGATATGGAGCCTTGGTGCCCACCTTGGGACTGGCAGTATGGTCCAGGCTATTCCACACTGATTGGATACACATGGTAATACCAGGGAAGGTTTCATGCCTGGAATCAAATGCATCAAGACAGGTATGGCTCACTCCCCTGAAGCCATCAGAAATGGACACTTTCAGGACCACCATTTCCATGAATGAAACGAGGGTGCACTTTTACCTCAGATGCCAATGTTCATCCTACACTGTTACACACGCAGCCCCGATTCAGACTTGTTAGCAATGTAATAATAGGCTTCTACCCAGGAAACAAGTGTGGTCCTATCACTCTCGTGTCT containing:
- the HS6ST1 gene encoding heparan-sulfate 6-O-sulfotransferase 1, translated to MKRAGRTMVERTSKFLLIVAVSVCFMLILYQYVGPGLSLGSPSGRSYSEELDLFPTPDPHYVKKYYFPVRELERELAFDMKGEDVIVFLHIQKTGGTTFGRHLVQNVRLEVPCDCRPGQKKCTCYRPNRRETWLFSRFSTGWSCGLHADWTELTNCVPGVLDRRESAAAKTPRKFYYITLLRDPVSRYLSEWRHVQRGATWKTSLHMCDGRTPTPEELPSCYEGTDWSGCTLQEFMDCPYNLANNRQVRMLADLSLVGCYNMSFIPENKRAQILLESAKKNLKDMAFFGLTEFQRKTQYLFERTFNLKFIRPFMQYNSTRAGGVEVDNDTIRRIEELNDLDMQLYDYAKDLFQQRYQYKRQLERMEQRIKNREERLLHRSNEALPKEETEEQGRLPTEDYMSHIIEKW